Proteins from a single region of Halorubrum sp. 2020YC2:
- the rpoA2 gene encoding DNA-directed RNA polymerase subunit A'' gives MTEYDHVTEDMEAVVEATELPRRLKTKVYEAIDRKADEAGAVSIEQATDIVDGVVNRYEKTRVDPLDPVGTVSAQSIGEPGTQMTMNTFHYAGVAEIDVTQGLPRLIELVDARKTPDTPMMTVHLDGEYATDREKAHEVVWSIEATRILALGDVSTNVADMLVRIDLNDDTLLERWPTHSDPTEVAEIIAETIEDSLGVDARQAGTVIEFGPNEPSYRELLQLVERLREIVFKGIEEIERVVIRKEEIDGDEEFVLYTEGSAFGDTLAIEGVDASRTTCNNIHEIYRNLGVEAARETIIDETKNTLEEQGLDDVNVRHLMLVADIMTNNGEIESIGRHGISGNKDSVLARAAFEVTVNHLLDAAIHGEYDELDGVIENVIAGKPISMGTGDVDLRMGSRVVSDD, from the coding sequence ATGACTGAGTACGACCACGTCACCGAGGACATGGAGGCGGTCGTGGAGGCGACGGAGCTCCCCCGCCGGCTCAAGACGAAGGTGTATGAGGCGATAGACCGCAAGGCCGACGAGGCCGGTGCGGTCTCCATCGAGCAGGCGACCGACATCGTCGACGGCGTCGTGAACCGCTACGAGAAGACGCGAGTCGACCCACTCGATCCGGTCGGGACGGTCTCGGCGCAGTCGATCGGCGAGCCCGGGACGCAGATGACGATGAACACGTTCCACTACGCCGGCGTCGCAGAAATCGACGTCACGCAGGGGCTCCCCCGGCTCATCGAGCTGGTGGACGCCCGGAAGACGCCGGACACGCCGATGATGACTGTCCACCTCGACGGGGAGTACGCGACCGACCGCGAGAAGGCCCACGAGGTCGTCTGGTCGATCGAGGCGACGCGCATCCTTGCGCTCGGAGACGTGTCCACGAACGTCGCGGACATGCTGGTCCGGATCGACTTGAACGACGACACGCTGTTGGAGCGGTGGCCGACCCACTCCGACCCCACGGAGGTCGCTGAGATCATCGCCGAGACGATCGAGGATTCGCTGGGCGTCGACGCCCGGCAGGCCGGTACCGTGATCGAGTTCGGTCCCAACGAGCCGAGCTACCGCGAGCTGCTCCAGCTCGTCGAGCGGCTCCGGGAGATCGTGTTCAAGGGGATAGAAGAGATCGAGCGCGTCGTCATCCGCAAAGAGGAGATCGACGGCGACGAGGAGTTCGTCCTCTACACCGAGGGGTCGGCCTTTGGCGACACCCTCGCGATCGAGGGCGTCGACGCCTCGCGGACGACGTGTAACAACATCCACGAGATCTACCGCAACCTCGGCGTCGAGGCGGCCCGCGAGACGATCATCGACGAGACGAAGAACACGCTCGAAGAGCAGGGCCTCGACGACGTGAACGTCCGCCACCTCATGCTCGTCGCCGACATCATGACGAACAACGGCGAGATCGAGTCCATCGGCCGGCACGGCATCTCCGGCAACAAGGACTCGGTGCTCGCGCGCGCGGCGTTCGAGGTGACGGTCAACCACCTGCTCGACGCCGCGATCCACGGCGAGTACGACGAGCTGGACGGCGTCATCGAGAA